Proteins from one Stenotrophomonas aracearum genomic window:
- a CDS encoding oxidoreductase, with protein MSAILQVGLIGYGLAGSVFHAPLIQHTPGLALHAIVSSQRDRLLRTFTDVHVHAQVDDLLADPAIDAVVIATPNEQHAPLALAALQAGKHVLVDKPFALSTAEARSVVDAARSAERVVSVFQNRRFDADYLSLRGVLESGALGRIAECHSHFDRFRPQVRDRWRESDAPGSGLWMDLGPHLLDQMLQLFGWPEAISADIDAQRDGARSDDYFHAVLHYPGLRAIVHAGSLVAASATRFAVHGSHGSYLKDGRDVQEDQLRQGIAPGAPGWGLDPVHGQQVQVDGDGKVHRHSVDNVLGDYRRFYAAFRDAMLGEGEPPVTAEQALQLMRLLEAGRESADTGRRVDLR; from the coding sequence ATGAGCGCGATCCTGCAGGTGGGACTGATCGGTTACGGCCTGGCCGGCAGCGTGTTCCATGCACCGCTGATCCAGCACACGCCCGGGCTGGCCTTGCACGCCATCGTCAGTTCGCAGCGCGACCGCCTGCTGCGCACGTTCACCGACGTGCATGTGCACGCGCAGGTGGACGACCTGCTGGCCGACCCGGCCATCGACGCAGTGGTGATCGCCACGCCGAACGAGCAGCATGCGCCGCTGGCACTGGCGGCGCTGCAGGCCGGCAAGCATGTGCTGGTGGATAAACCCTTTGCGTTGAGCACGGCCGAAGCGCGCAGCGTAGTCGACGCCGCACGCAGCGCCGAGCGCGTAGTCAGCGTGTTCCAGAACCGGCGTTTCGATGCCGACTACCTCAGCCTGCGTGGCGTGCTGGAGTCCGGCGCATTGGGACGGATCGCCGAATGCCATTCGCACTTCGACCGCTTCCGCCCGCAGGTGCGCGACCGCTGGCGCGAGAGCGACGCACCGGGCAGTGGCTTGTGGATGGATCTCGGCCCGCACCTGCTCGACCAGATGCTGCAGCTGTTTGGCTGGCCCGAAGCGATCAGTGCCGACATCGACGCGCAACGCGACGGCGCACGCAGCGATGACTATTTCCATGCGGTGCTGCACTACCCCGGCCTGCGCGCGATCGTGCATGCGGGCTCGCTGGTGGCGGCCTCCGCAACGCGCTTCGCGGTGCATGGCAGCCACGGCAGTTACCTGAAGGACGGTCGCGACGTGCAGGAAGACCAGTTGCGCCAGGGCATCGCGCCAGGCGCACCGGGCTGGGGGCTGGACCCGGTGCATGGGCAGCAGGTACAGGTGGATGGAGATGGCAAGGTGCACCGGCACAGCGTGGACAACGTGCTGGGCGACTACCGGCGCTTCTATGCCGCATTCCGCGACGCGATGCTCGGCGAAGGCGAACCGCCGGTGACTGCCGAGCAGGCCCTCCAACTGATGCGCCTGTTGGAAGCCGGCCGCGAAAGCGCCGACACCGGTCGGCGCGTGGACCTGCGCTGA
- the gnd gene encoding phosphogluconate dehydrogenase (NAD(+)-dependent, decarboxylating) translates to MEIAMIGLGRMGANMAERLHRGGHRVIGVDPGEAARASAAERGFEVSATVADALATMSVPRVVWLMVPAGEVVDQTLASLSPHLSEGDVVIDGGNSYYKDSMRRSAQLLEEDVTYIDCGTSGGVWGLQEGYSLMIGGDAEAVQRIGAIFRTLAPAEDSGWAHVGPSGAGHFCKMVHNGIEYGMMQAYAEGFALMQRKTEFNLDLGEVAKAWQHGSVVRSWLLDLSADALQRNPQLDGIAPFVPDSGEGRWTVAEAIDLDVSAPVITLSLLERLRSREKNSFSDRMLSALRNQFGGHAMMKE, encoded by the coding sequence ATGGAAATTGCAATGATTGGACTGGGGCGCATGGGCGCCAACATGGCCGAGCGGCTGCATCGCGGCGGCCACCGCGTGATCGGCGTGGACCCGGGCGAGGCCGCACGCGCCAGCGCCGCCGAGCGCGGCTTCGAGGTGAGTGCGACCGTCGCCGACGCGCTGGCGACGATGTCGGTACCGCGCGTGGTGTGGCTGATGGTGCCGGCCGGTGAGGTGGTCGACCAGACGTTGGCCTCGCTGTCGCCGCACCTGTCCGAAGGCGACGTGGTGATCGACGGCGGCAATTCGTACTACAAGGATTCGATGCGCCGGTCCGCGCAGCTGCTGGAAGAAGACGTGACCTACATCGACTGCGGCACCAGCGGCGGCGTGTGGGGCCTGCAGGAAGGCTACAGCCTGATGATCGGCGGTGACGCCGAAGCAGTGCAGCGCATTGGTGCGATCTTCCGCACCCTGGCGCCGGCCGAAGACAGCGGCTGGGCGCACGTGGGGCCGAGCGGGGCAGGGCACTTCTGCAAGATGGTCCACAACGGCATCGAATACGGAATGATGCAGGCCTATGCCGAAGGCTTCGCGCTGATGCAGCGCAAGACCGAGTTCAACCTGGACCTGGGCGAGGTTGCGAAGGCGTGGCAGCACGGCAGCGTGGTGCGCTCGTGGCTGCTCGACCTGAGTGCCGACGCGTTGCAGCGCAACCCGCAGCTGGACGGCATCGCCCCGTTCGTGCCCGATTCCGGCGAAGGCCGCTGGACCGTGGCCGAAGCGATCGACCTGGATGTGTCGGCGCCGGTGATTACCCTGTCGCTGCTGGAACGCCTGCGCTCGCGCGAAAAGAATTCCTTCAGCGACCGCATGCTCTCCGCCTTGCGCAACCAGTTCGGCGGCCACGCGATGATGAAGGAGTAA
- a CDS encoding DUF2242 domain-containing protein: MRLSHALPAGLLALTLSACGGKAADSTLLRESFDSGDTYSRTVPGTPAQACEAARRTLLSQGYAIARADADAVEGNKNFQPRDDAHEQLVLRISCAARGDEALVFISAVQDRYALKKSPTSASVGVGALGSVSLPFGSNDDSLVKVASSTVQDADFYRRFFARLQQYLPAAKAGTPEPVPPVPAPQTPVPEPRPAAPLPPAAAPAAMPTATLPEPAPAEAVPAVDHAAEAADVPTPPADTPTPLN, encoded by the coding sequence ATGCGGCTGTCCCATGCTCTCCCGGCCGGTTTGCTGGCCCTGACCCTGTCCGCCTGCGGCGGCAAGGCGGCCGACAGCACGCTGTTGCGCGAATCCTTCGACTCGGGCGATACCTATTCGCGCACCGTGCCGGGTACCCCGGCCCAGGCCTGCGAGGCGGCGCGGCGCACCCTGCTCAGCCAGGGCTACGCGATCGCCCGCGCCGATGCCGATGCGGTGGAAGGCAACAAGAACTTCCAGCCGCGCGACGACGCGCACGAGCAGCTGGTGCTGCGCATTTCCTGCGCGGCGCGCGGCGACGAGGCGCTGGTGTTCATCAGCGCGGTGCAGGACCGCTATGCGTTGAAGAAGAGCCCGACCTCGGCCAGTGTCGGCGTCGGCGCGCTGGGCTCGGTGTCGCTGCCGTTCGGCAGCAATGACGACTCTTTGGTGAAGGTGGCCAGCAGCACCGTGCAGGACGCCGACTTCTACCGCCGCTTCTTTGCCCGCCTGCAGCAGTACCTGCCGGCGGCCAAGGCCGGCACCCCCGAACCTGTACCGCCGGTGCCGGCCCCGCAGACGCCGGTTCCGGAACCACGTCCGGCGGCGCCGCTGCCCCCTGCGGCTGCGCCCGCAGCCATGCCAACCGCGACGTTGCCGGAACCTGCTCCGGCCGAGGCGGTGCCTGCAGTGGATCACGCTGCCGAAGCTGCTGACGTTCCAACGCCGCCCGCTGACACGCCCACGCCGCTGAACTGA
- a CDS encoding carboxy terminal-processing peptidase, whose amino-acid sequence MKFKAPAFLMALALSAPLALSAYADSPALPSAATADQVTTSKLVYGLLSDSRYAYRPRALDAATSKDVFKRYLESLDGSKQFFTQADITKFAPFEANISSAIRGGELEPAFQVFAVYKQRVGERVGYARKLLKQDFDFSSDERFEYDRKDVPWAASSAELDDLWRKSVKNDWLRLKLAGKQPADIRKTLDKRYAQLEKSVNELKGEDVFQFFLNAYTSAVDPHTDYFTPRTAENFNQAMSLSLEGIGAQLQRQDDMVVIREIIAGGPAAVNGTLKPGDRIVGVGQGKSGPVEDVIGWRIDDVVAKIRGKKDTQVRLEFIPAEEGVDGKPHMLVLTRQKVRLAEQAAKGETLTIPAKDGEPERRVGVIKLPTFYQDFEGRRRNATDYASATRDVAKLLAGFKNDKLDGVVLDLRNNGGGSLDEAIELTGLFIEQGPVVQVRESGGRVTVNNDRSEAVAWDGPLAVLINRGSASASEIFAGAIQDYGRGLVIGETTFGKGTVQNIVDLDRWPSGEAQRFGQVKLTIAQFFRVSGSSTQHKGVVPDLAFPASVDASEYGESTYDNALPWTRIAAVPHTQYGNFGPLLPKLETRHAARIATDKEFQWWNEDVEQFRTEAAKKYISLNEGERRAERERQETQRKQRQATRKELGLDLDPLADDSNDDGLTGNERDIVKDAAREKAAEKRPDPLLRESAAILADAVNLLAEDRPLSAQVLPQSTAAGRWAD is encoded by the coding sequence ATGAAATTCAAAGCCCCCGCATTCCTGATGGCCCTGGCGCTGAGCGCCCCCCTGGCACTGTCTGCCTATGCCGATTCGCCGGCCCTGCCGTCGGCGGCGACCGCCGACCAGGTGACGACCTCCAAGCTGGTCTACGGCCTGCTTTCGGACAGCCGCTATGCGTACCGGCCGCGCGCGCTGGACGCGGCGACCTCCAAGGACGTGTTCAAGCGCTACCTGGAGTCGCTGGACGGCAGCAAGCAGTTCTTCACCCAGGCGGATATAACGAAGTTCGCGCCGTTCGAGGCCAACATTTCCTCGGCGATCCGCGGCGGTGAGCTGGAGCCGGCGTTCCAGGTGTTTGCGGTGTACAAGCAGCGCGTGGGCGAGCGGGTCGGCTATGCGCGCAAGCTGCTCAAGCAGGATTTCGACTTCAGCAGCGACGAGCGCTTCGAGTACGACCGCAAGGACGTGCCGTGGGCGGCGAGCAGCGCCGAGCTGGATGACCTGTGGCGCAAGTCGGTGAAGAACGACTGGCTGCGGCTGAAGCTGGCCGGCAAGCAGCCGGCCGATATCCGCAAGACGCTCGACAAGCGCTATGCGCAGCTGGAGAAGTCGGTCAACGAGCTGAAGGGCGAGGACGTGTTCCAGTTCTTCCTCAACGCCTATACCAGCGCGGTCGATCCGCATACCGATTACTTCACCCCGCGCACGGCGGAGAATTTCAACCAGGCGATGTCGCTGTCGCTGGAAGGCATCGGTGCGCAGCTGCAGCGCCAGGATGACATGGTGGTGATCCGCGAGATCATCGCCGGTGGTCCGGCCGCGGTGAACGGCACGCTGAAGCCGGGCGACCGCATCGTCGGCGTCGGCCAAGGCAAGTCGGGTCCGGTCGAAGACGTGATCGGCTGGCGCATCGACGACGTGGTGGCCAAGATCCGCGGCAAGAAGGACACCCAGGTGCGGCTGGAATTCATTCCGGCCGAGGAAGGCGTGGACGGCAAGCCGCACATGCTGGTGCTGACCCGGCAGAAGGTGCGCCTGGCCGAGCAGGCCGCCAAGGGCGAAACCCTGACCATTCCGGCCAAGGACGGTGAGCCTGAGCGCCGCGTAGGCGTGATCAAGCTGCCGACCTTCTACCAGGATTTCGAAGGCCGCCGCCGCAACGCGACCGACTATGCGTCGGCCACCCGCGACGTGGCCAAGCTGCTGGCTGGCTTCAAGAACGACAAGCTGGACGGCGTGGTGCTGGACCTGCGCAACAACGGCGGCGGTTCGCTGGACGAAGCCATCGAGCTCACCGGCCTGTTCATCGAGCAGGGCCCGGTGGTGCAGGTGCGCGAGTCCGGTGGCCGGGTCACGGTCAACAACGACCGCAGCGAAGCGGTGGCTTGGGACGGCCCGCTGGCGGTGCTGATCAACCGCGGCTCGGCGTCGGCCTCGGAAATCTTTGCCGGTGCGATCCAGGACTACGGCCGCGGCCTGGTCATTGGTGAAACCACCTTCGGCAAGGGCACCGTGCAGAACATCGTCGACCTGGACCGCTGGCCGAGCGGTGAGGCGCAGCGCTTCGGCCAGGTCAAGCTGACCATCGCGCAGTTCTTCCGCGTCAGCGGCAGCAGCACCCAGCACAAGGGCGTGGTGCCCGACCTGGCCTTCCCGGCCAGCGTCGACGCCAGCGAGTACGGCGAAAGCACCTACGACAATGCGCTGCCGTGGACCCGCATCGCCGCCGTGCCGCATACCCAGTACGGCAACTTCGGTCCGCTGCTGCCCAAGCTGGAAACCCGCCACGCCGCGCGCATCGCCACCGACAAGGAATTCCAGTGGTGGAACGAGGACGTGGAGCAGTTCCGCACCGAGGCCGCCAAGAAGTACATCTCGCTCAATGAAGGCGAGCGCCGTGCCGAGCGTGAGCGCCAGGAAACCCAGCGCAAGCAGCGTCAGGCCACCCGCAAGGAACTCGGCCTGGACCTGGACCCGCTGGCCGACGACAGCAACGACGATGGCCTGACCGGCAACGAGCGCGACATCGTGAAGGACGCCGCGCGCGAGAAGGCCGCCGAGAAGCGTCCGGATCCGCTGCTGCGTGAGTCGGCGGCGATCCTGGCCGACGCGGTGAACCTGCTGGCCGAGGACCGTCCGCTGTCGGCCCAGGTGCTGCCGCAGTCGACCGCGGCCGGCCGCTGGGCGGACTGA
- the lipA gene encoding lipoyl synthase — MTETTARIIPLQVVQGDTPSAAPLQAGVKQLGGDKIGRSPVQFADAPVLRKPSWIRVRIPSGNAVQTLKAKLRENRLVTVCEEASCPNIHECFSHGTATFMILGEVCTRRCSFCDVAHGRPKPPDAAEPASLAQTVADMGLKYVVVTSVDRDDLRDGGAQHFADCIGAIRAKSPNTRIEVLTPDFRGKGRMERALDILATNPPDVFNHNIETVPDLYRNVRPGADYQWSLTLLKNFKAQHPSIATKSGIMLGLGEDMDQVRATMRDLRAHDVDMITIGQYLQPTAHHHPVLRYWTPDEYKALEDYGYALGFSHVASGPMVRSSYHADVQAKGAGVA, encoded by the coding sequence ATGACTGAAACCACCGCTCGCATCATTCCCCTGCAGGTCGTGCAGGGCGACACGCCGTCCGCCGCGCCGTTGCAGGCGGGGGTCAAACAGCTGGGCGGTGACAAGATCGGCCGCTCGCCGGTGCAGTTCGCCGACGCGCCGGTGCTGCGCAAGCCGTCGTGGATCCGGGTCCGGATCCCGTCGGGCAATGCGGTGCAGACCCTGAAGGCCAAGCTGCGCGAGAACCGCCTGGTGACGGTCTGCGAAGAGGCCAGCTGCCCGAACATCCACGAGTGCTTCAGCCACGGCACGGCCACGTTCATGATCCTGGGCGAGGTCTGCACGCGGCGCTGTTCGTTCTGCGACGTGGCGCATGGCCGGCCGAAGCCGCCGGACGCGGCCGAGCCGGCCAGCCTGGCGCAGACCGTGGCGGACATGGGCCTGAAGTACGTGGTGGTGACCAGCGTTGATCGCGATGATCTGCGCGACGGCGGTGCGCAGCATTTCGCCGACTGCATCGGTGCCATCCGCGCGAAGTCCCCCAACACCCGGATCGAGGTGCTGACCCCGGACTTCCGTGGCAAGGGCCGCATGGAGCGGGCGCTGGACATCCTGGCGACCAACCCGCCGGACGTGTTCAACCACAACATCGAAACCGTGCCGGACCTGTACCGCAACGTGCGGCCGGGCGCGGATTACCAGTGGTCGCTGACCCTGCTGAAGAACTTCAAGGCGCAGCACCCGTCGATCGCGACCAAGTCGGGGATCATGCTCGGCTTGGGCGAGGACATGGACCAGGTGCGGGCGACCATGCGCGACCTGCGCGCGCACGACGTGGACATGATCACGATCGGCCAGTACCTGCAGCCGACCGCGCACCACCATCCGGTGCTGCGTTACTGGACCCCGGACGAGTACAAGGCGCTGGAAGACTACGGCTACGCGCTGGGCTTCAGCCACGTGGCCTCCGGCCCGATGGTGCGCTCTTCGTACCACGCCGACGTACAGGCCAAGGGCGCAGGGGTCGCCTGA
- the lipB gene encoding lipoyl(octanoyl) transferase LipB, with amino-acid sequence MDPVSACALDAAAPGQRVARPAIVRDLGRQPYAPVWHAMQRFTDARTDDTPDELWVVEHDPVFTLGQAGKDEHVLAPGDIPVLHVDRGGQVTYHGPGQIVVYPLLQLRRLGIGVRDYVCRIEQAIIDTLDEWNIGAERLDGAPGVYVGGAKVAALGIRVRRGCTFHGLAFNVAMDLEPFHRINPCGYQGLQVTSVVDLGGPSGMAAVTPVLLGHLARQFGLDLQPAADLPDLTDHD; translated from the coding sequence GTGGACCCTGTAAGCGCGTGTGCGCTGGACGCCGCGGCCCCCGGGCAGCGCGTAGCCCGGCCGGCCATCGTGCGCGACCTGGGCCGCCAGCCCTACGCGCCGGTCTGGCATGCGATGCAGCGTTTCACCGACGCGCGCACCGACGACACCCCCGACGAGCTGTGGGTGGTCGAGCACGACCCGGTGTTCACCCTGGGCCAGGCCGGCAAGGACGAGCACGTGCTGGCGCCGGGCGACATTCCGGTGCTGCACGTGGACCGCGGCGGCCAGGTGACCTACCACGGGCCGGGCCAGATCGTGGTCTACCCGCTGCTGCAGCTGCGCCGGCTCGGGATCGGGGTGCGCGATTACGTGTGCCGGATCGAGCAGGCGATCATCGATACGCTGGACGAATGGAATATCGGGGCTGAACGGCTGGACGGCGCGCCCGGGGTGTACGTGGGCGGGGCCAAGGTGGCCGCGCTGGGCATCCGGGTCCGCCGGGGCTGCACCTTCCACGGCCTGGCCTTCAACGTGGCGATGGACCTGGAACCGTTCCACCGCATCAATCCCTGCGGCTATCAAGGGCTGCAGGTCACCTCGGTGGTAGACTTGGGGGGACCGTCTGGCATGGCGGCCGTCACGCCGGTACTGCTGGGCCACCTGGCCCGCCAGTTCGGCCTGGACCTCCAGCCTGCCGCGGACCTGCCCGATCTGACTGACCATGACTGA
- a CDS encoding DUF493 family protein encodes MEIKSDNPEHGFQFPGQFELSAMGAANIGLEHELPLLLQAAGIEVLKERINWKTSSNGKYVSVKLVFKAETREQLDAAHEALRNHPEVKWTL; translated from the coding sequence ATGGAAATCAAGTCTGACAACCCCGAACACGGCTTCCAGTTCCCCGGTCAGTTCGAGCTCAGCGCGATGGGCGCGGCGAACATCGGTCTGGAGCATGAACTTCCGCTGCTGCTGCAGGCTGCCGGCATTGAGGTGCTCAAGGAGCGCATCAACTGGAAGACCTCGTCGAACGGCAAGTATGTCTCGGTGAAGCTGGTCTTCAAGGCCGAAACCCGTGAGCAGCTCGACGCCGCCCATGAGGCGCTGCGCAACCACCCGGAAGTGAAGTGGACCCTGTAA
- a CDS encoding lipid A deacylase LpxR family protein: MQFKPFALPAALAGALAFAVPTVQAAEQCGPDAMSEHPPQINFRVDNDLFGGADQDQGYTNGAQITLVSPNLVDYTDDPCLPRLARWVNRHLERLAPGEFEQQNMIFSFAQQIYTPKDFTRRDVIEDDRPYAGVLVGSFGYNARRGDRLQTTQLTLGVVGPWALGKEVQDAVHDALGDEKFQGWDNQLHNEPVVMLTHERMRRWPADATDNLSGWGWDAISHYGGAVGNLATHLNAGGEVRFGWKLPDDFGSTPLRPAGENTAPTRGGKPSGWSFHVFATTDAAWVIRDITLDGNTFRNSHSVDKRNVVGQAGYGLAVMYNRWKFALARYHSTREFDLQDQSPIYGSFTISRSL, from the coding sequence ATGCAGTTCAAGCCCTTTGCGTTGCCGGCCGCACTCGCCGGTGCCCTTGCCTTTGCCGTGCCCACCGTACAGGCGGCCGAGCAGTGCGGTCCCGATGCGATGAGCGAGCATCCCCCGCAGATCAACTTCCGCGTAGACAACGACCTGTTCGGCGGCGCCGACCAGGACCAGGGCTACACCAACGGTGCCCAGATCACCCTGGTCTCGCCGAACCTGGTCGACTACACCGACGATCCCTGCCTGCCGCGCCTTGCCCGCTGGGTCAACCGCCACCTCGAACGCCTGGCCCCCGGCGAATTCGAGCAGCAGAACATGATCTTCAGCTTCGCCCAGCAGATCTACACGCCCAAAGACTTCACCCGCCGCGACGTGATCGAGGACGACCGTCCCTACGCCGGCGTGCTGGTTGGCAGCTTCGGCTACAACGCCCGCCGCGGCGACCGCCTGCAGACCACCCAGCTCACCCTTGGCGTGGTCGGGCCGTGGGCGCTGGGCAAGGAAGTGCAGGATGCCGTGCACGACGCGCTCGGCGATGAGAAGTTCCAGGGCTGGGACAACCAGCTGCACAACGAGCCGGTGGTGATGCTGACCCACGAGCGCATGCGCCGCTGGCCGGCCGACGCCACCGACAACCTCAGCGGCTGGGGCTGGGATGCGATCAGCCACTACGGCGGTGCGGTCGGCAACCTGGCCACCCACCTCAACGCCGGCGGCGAAGTACGCTTCGGCTGGAAGCTGCCCGACGATTTCGGCAGCACCCCGCTGCGCCCGGCCGGCGAAAACACCGCGCCCACCCGCGGCGGCAAGCCCAGCGGCTGGTCGTTCCATGTGTTCGCCACCACCGACGCAGCCTGGGTGATCCGTGACATCACCCTGGACGGCAACACCTTCCGCAACAGCCACAGCGTGGACAAGCGCAACGTGGTCGGCCAGGCCGGCTACGGCCTGGCGGTGATGTACAACCGCTGGAAGTTCGCCCTCGCCCGCTACCACAGCACCCGCGAGTTCGACCTGCAGGACCAGTCGCCGATCTATGGGTCATTTACGATCAGCAGATCGCTGTAG
- a CDS encoding D-alanyl-D-alanine carboxypeptidase family protein, which yields MKFRFAAAAMATTLFVGMVSAQTPLPTPAPAPAPAAAAPATVATPPAPKPSVAKAWILMDYATGQVLAGENINEQLAPASITKVMTSYVVAAEVKNGKVRTDDQVMMSERAWREGGAGTDGSYSGFPVNQTARLEDMEKGMAIQSGNDAAIALAEHVAGSEEAFASLMNSYAAKIGMKDSHFVNAHGLSAEGHHTTAYDLALLGRAFVRDYPETYAYNKVKEFTVGSITQPNRNLLLWRDQSVDGIKTGHTSEAGYCLMSSAQRGDQRLIAVVLGGSSEKQRADDSLALLNWGFRFFETHRMYEPGKAVAEHKVWKGTADKLQLGVAQPLLVSVPRGRYNDLKPSIDVPKTLEAPFTAGQEVGTLKVTLDGKVVAQAPLVAVAAVEEAGFFKRLWDSFWMWWESE from the coding sequence ATGAAATTCCGCTTTGCCGCTGCTGCCATGGCCACGACCCTGTTCGTGGGCATGGTCTCCGCCCAGACCCCCCTGCCCACGCCGGCCCCGGCACCTGCTCCTGCCGCCGCCGCCCCGGCCACCGTGGCTACCCCGCCGGCGCCCAAGCCCAGCGTGGCCAAGGCCTGGATCCTGATGGACTACGCCACCGGCCAGGTGCTGGCGGGCGAAAACATCAATGAACAGCTGGCACCGGCCAGCATCACCAAGGTGATGACCTCGTACGTGGTCGCCGCCGAAGTGAAGAACGGCAAGGTCCGCACCGACGACCAGGTGATGATGAGCGAGCGCGCCTGGCGCGAAGGCGGCGCAGGCACCGACGGCAGCTACAGCGGCTTCCCGGTCAACCAGACCGCGCGCCTGGAAGACATGGAAAAGGGCATGGCGATCCAGTCGGGCAACGACGCGGCGATCGCCCTGGCCGAACACGTGGCCGGCAGCGAAGAGGCATTCGCTTCGCTGATGAACAGCTACGCCGCCAAGATCGGCATGAAGGACTCGCACTTCGTCAACGCGCACGGCCTGAGCGCCGAAGGCCACCACACCACCGCCTACGATCTGGCGCTGCTGGGCCGCGCGTTCGTGCGCGATTACCCGGAAACCTACGCCTACAACAAGGTGAAGGAATTCACCGTGGGCAGCATCACCCAGCCCAACCGCAACCTGCTGCTGTGGCGCGACCAGAGCGTGGACGGCATCAAGACCGGTCACACCTCGGAAGCCGGTTACTGCCTGATGAGTTCGGCGCAGCGCGGCGACCAGCGCCTGATCGCGGTGGTGCTGGGCGGCAGCTCTGAAAAGCAGCGCGCCGATGACAGCCTGGCGCTGCTCAACTGGGGCTTCCGTTTCTTCGAAACGCACCGCATGTATGAGCCGGGCAAGGCCGTGGCCGAGCACAAGGTGTGGAAGGGCACGGCCGACAAGCTGCAGCTGGGCGTGGCCCAGCCGCTGCTGGTGAGCGTGCCGCGCGGTCGCTACAACGACCTGAAGCCGAGCATCGACGTGCCCAAGACCCTGGAAGCGCCGTTCACTGCGGGCCAGGAAGTTGGCACGCTGAAAGTGACCCTGGATGGCAAGGTGGTGGCCCAGGCCCCGCTGGTGGCCGTGGCCGCGGTGGAAGAGGCCGGCTTCTTCAAGCGCCTGTGGGACAGCTTCTGGATGTGGTGGGAATCGGAATAA
- a CDS encoding septal ring lytic transglycosylase RlpA family protein: protein MNAFARCRWGVPSLLILALAACSSAPKKPPAASVGGGKSSGTLVQGAGKGSRPAHCPEGSPYKAATEDPSTRGNYRAGGLYKPGVNDSTPSYIPNVACIPEPEVVDLPRSPVGNKTPYAVLGKQYQVMDSTRGYAEKGTASYYGAKFHGRLTSNREVYDMYAFTAAHKTLPLPSFARVTNLDNGESVIVRVNDRGPFHDGRVVDLSYAAAVRLGITQRGTGNVEVRALQPGDDNLLADKPSRRERRAIAAAAAAPVPAPAAPAKRASDMDRLVGALPPPSPRTAGSAQPAATQAASLETGPVTVSTLPPVAPVVAAARPAPTVVRPAPAPTPGASLQEQVGYVLLQVASFASRENATRALGQLSSAGIVGASISDIVSGGRTLWRLRVPAADTASASELAGRIAGLGFGSPQIVKE, encoded by the coding sequence ATGAACGCATTCGCACGCTGCAGATGGGGGGTCCCCAGCCTGCTGATCCTGGCCCTGGCCGCCTGCAGCAGTGCACCGAAGAAGCCGCCGGCCGCCAGCGTCGGCGGCGGCAAATCCAGCGGCACGCTGGTGCAGGGCGCGGGCAAGGGCAGCCGTCCGGCCCATTGCCCGGAAGGCTCGCCGTACAAGGCGGCCACCGAGGATCCCAGCACGCGCGGCAACTACCGCGCCGGCGGGCTGTACAAGCCCGGCGTGAACGACAGCACCCCCAGCTACATTCCCAACGTCGCCTGCATTCCCGAGCCGGAGGTGGTGGACCTGCCGCGCTCGCCGGTCGGCAACAAGACGCCGTATGCGGTACTGGGCAAGCAGTACCAGGTCATGGACAGCACCCGCGGCTACGCGGAGAAGGGCACCGCGTCGTATTACGGCGCCAAATTCCACGGCCGCCTCACCTCCAACCGCGAGGTGTACGACATGTACGCCTTCACCGCCGCGCACAAGACCCTGCCGCTGCCGAGTTTCGCGCGGGTCACCAACCTGGACAACGGCGAGTCGGTGATCGTGCGGGTCAACGACCGTGGGCCGTTCCATGACGGCCGGGTGGTCGACCTCAGTTATGCCGCCGCGGTGCGGCTGGGCATCACCCAGCGCGGCACCGGCAACGTGGAGGTGCGCGCGCTGCAGCCGGGCGACGACAACCTGCTGGCCGACAAGCCTTCGCGCCGCGAGCGCCGCGCGATTGCCGCCGCGGCCGCTGCGCCGGTGCCGGCGCCCGCAGCGCCGGCCAAGCGGGCCAGCGACATGGACCGGCTGGTCGGCGCATTGCCGCCGCCGTCGCCGCGCACCGCCGGCAGCGCCCAGCCTGCGGCCACCCAGGCCGCCTCGCTGGAGACCGGCCCGGTCACCGTGAGCACCCTGCCGCCGGTCGCACCCGTCGTGGCGGCGGCGCGCCCGGCGCCCACGGTCGTACGCCCGGCGCCTGCGCCGACGCCAGGTGCGTCGCTGCAGGAACAGGTCGGCTACGTGCTGCTGCAGGTGGCCAGCTTCGCCAGCCGTGAAAACGCCACCCGCGCGCTGGGCCAGCTGTCCTCGGCCGGGATCGTCGGCGCCAGCATCAGCGACATCGTCAGCGGGGGCCGCACCCTGTGGCGCCTGCGCGTCCCCGCCGCCGACACGGCCAGCGCCTCGGAACTTGCCGGCCGCATTGCCGGTCTGGGATTCGGGTCGCCCCAGATCGTAAAAGAGTGA